A window of the Virgibacillus pantothenticus genome harbors these coding sequences:
- a CDS encoding RHS repeat domain-containing protein, producing MYETNAKDQVQRSYVYSAEGQLLALNKHNGNTVSDTYTYHYNPRGDVIALTDQSGQVVASYEYDSWGNPLESKRTGIALENPFRYAGYHYDEETGLYYLMARYYHPTHGVFLSLDPDPGDDDDVLTQNGYTYANNNPVMLVDPDGEWAWAAVGGVIGGVSAYRAAKRKRKRGWKLVGATVGGAVIGAIGGRKLKIVNRAYRSIRNVYKIKKTRRIAKRLKYDSTAAKHASNKKRYVPRHHLATTVVYGKKTRDGAKGYSAYHSIMYKNRKKYRLKVVYNKRKKRVRHFHYKEYKR from the coding sequence TTGTATGAAACAAATGCCAAAGATCAAGTACAGCGCTCTTATGTTTACAGTGCGGAAGGTCAATTACTGGCACTGAACAAGCATAACGGAAATACAGTATCGGATACCTATACCTACCATTACAACCCGCGTGGTGATGTGATTGCTTTAACCGACCAATCAGGACAAGTTGTCGCAAGCTACGAATATGACAGCTGGGGTAACCCATTGGAGTCAAAACGAACCGGGATTGCACTTGAGAATCCATTCCGCTATGCAGGCTATCACTATGATGAAGAAACAGGTCTCTATTATTTAATGGCAAGATATTACCACCCAACCCATGGTGTTTTCTTATCACTAGACCCTGATCCTGGTGATGATGATGATGTCTTGACGCAAAACGGGTATACGTATGCGAATAATAATCCGGTGATGCTGGTAGATCCGGATGGTGAATGGGCGTGGGCTGCAGTTGGAGGCGTTATTGGAGGAGTCTCTGCTTATAGAGCAGCTAAGAGAAAAAGAAAAAGAGGATGGAAGTTAGTTGGTGCCACTGTTGGAGGAGCAGTTATTGGGGCAATAGGTGGCCGAAAATTAAAAATTGTCAATAGAGCTTATAGAAGCATAAGAAATGTATATAAAATCAAAAAAACCAGAAGAATAGCCAAGAGGCTTAAATATGATTCTACTGCGGCTAAACATGCTTCTAATAAAAAAAGATATGTACCAAGGCATCATTTAGCAACTACTGTTGTATACGGGAAAAAGACGCGTGATGGTGCTAAGGGGTATAGTGCCTACCATTCAATTATGTATAAAAATAGGAAAAAGTATAGATTAAAGGTTGTTTACAATAAAAGAAAAAAACGAGTAAGACATTTCCATTACAAAGAATATAAAAGATAA
- a CDS encoding RHS repeat domain-containing protein, with the protein MSTNQAESTGEMTTIIDGTYTYDANGNRTEVLSHNGKKETFAYDQMDQLIQETKKDGSVNEYKYDGFGNRIYQKIGNKEAVTSTYNIQNQLTAYGKETIKYD; encoded by the coding sequence ATGTCAACCAACCAAGCAGAGTCAACCGGGGAAATGACAACGATTATCGATGGAACTTACACCTATGATGCAAACGGCAATCGTACCGAGGTTCTTTCCCATAACGGAAAGAAAGAGACATTTGCGTATGACCAGATGGATCAATTAATCCAGGAAACAAAGAAGGATGGCTCCGTCAACGAATATAAGTATGATGGATTTGGCAATCGAATCTATCAAAAGATTGGCAACAAGGAAGCTGTTACATCCACTTACAATATACAGAATCAGCTAACAGCCTATGGAAAAGAAACCATCAAATATGACTAA